In a single window of the Campylobacter hyointestinalis subsp. lawsonii genome:
- a CDS encoding formyltransferase family protein, with protein sequence MRFKNVFVVGKGRVALECAKIARTKFKNVELLNLDNIQDKDMFFNKLKNAFIISANNFYIFKKVCVENNYIINYHNSLLPSHRGVNAHIWSIWSGDTISGISWHEVQSTIDTGRVLIQKEIAIKDMSANELLLAQHKAAIFAFDELLNSGFDTKFKVIHTSAGGGELHKRYELPNAGVLDTSWEFKKLVRFLKAFDVGVFREIPYPKVSVLGDFMDILYYEIGDGFINLSLENGRKLNIIKEQK encoded by the coding sequence ATGAGATTTAAAAATGTATTTGTTGTAGGCAAAGGAAGAGTGGCTTTAGAGTGCGCTAAAATAGCTAGAACTAAATTTAAAAACGTAGAACTTTTAAATTTAGATAATATACAAGATAAAGATATGTTTTTTAACAAGCTTAAAAATGCGTTTATCATAAGTGCAAATAATTTTTATATATTTAAAAAAGTCTGCGTAGAAAACAACTATATCATTAACTACCACAACTCTCTTTTGCCATCGCATAGAGGAGTAAATGCTCATATTTGGTCTATTTGGAGTGGAGATACTATAAGTGGGATTAGCTGGCATGAAGTACAAAGCACCATAGATACAGGCAGAGTTTTGATACAAAAAGAAATCGCTATTAAAGATATGAGTGCTAATGAGCTGCTTTTAGCTCAACATAAAGCTGCTATTTTTGCATTTGATGAGCTTTTAAATAGCGGATTTGACACTAAATTTAAAGTAATTCATACTTCAGCGGGGGGGGGTGAGCTACATAAAAGATATGAGCTTCCAAACGCTGGAGTTTTAGATACAAGCTGGGAATTTAAAAAGTTAGTAAGATTTTTAAAAGCTTTTGATGTGGGAGTTTTTAGAGAAATTCCATATCCAAAAGTATCTGTTTTAGGTGATTTTATGGATATTTTGTACTATGAAATAGGAGATGGATTTATAAATTTGAGTTTGGAAAATGGTCGAAAATTAAACATTATAAAGGAGCAAAAATGA
- a CDS encoding phosphopantetheine-binding protein, which translates to MNEIKELFSQIGRDDVNESMEGLLSSGIIDSMDIMALAAAIEKRYKKPLRAEFITKESFESFASLKDMIDKAMR; encoded by the coding sequence ATGAATGAGATCAAAGAGCTTTTTAGCCAAATAGGCAGAGATGATGTAAATGAGAGCATGGAGGGGCTTTTAAGTAGCGGAATTATCGATAGTATGGATATAATGGCTCTTGCTGCTGCGATAGAAAAAAGGTATAAAAAACCACTTCGTGCAGAGTTTATAACAAAAGAGAGTTTTGAGAGCTTTGCTAGTTTAAAAGATATGATAGATAAAGCGATGAGATGA
- a CDS encoding AAC(3) family N-acetyltransferase, with product MKAILEANGKLVKKSDFLDALEKIGIKNGDAVCVHTELFTLGKPLLAKDEFLRVLLHCFYEVIGKNGTLIMPTFTYSFCKNQIYDKLNSRSTMGVLTEFFRYQNGVVRTNDPIFSFAINGANKDAFLSDTKSCFGKNSVYDVLKNMEGKIVLLGTQKLGYTFTHYIEEQAEVSYRYFKEFSGKIVDENGKISSKSILYFVRDIEKRSILAVEKQVSILKSTYNFHTSSIGDSTITLVKADKYFKDTMIALKKDEQILLKM from the coding sequence ATGAAAGCTATCTTAGAAGCAAATGGAAAGCTTGTTAAAAAAAGCGATTTTTTAGATGCTTTAGAGAAAATCGGTATAAAAAATGGCGACGCTGTTTGCGTTCATACCGAGCTTTTTACTCTTGGCAAACCGCTTTTAGCAAAAGATGAGTTTTTGAGAGTTTTACTACACTGTTTTTATGAAGTGATAGGTAAAAATGGAACGCTCATTATGCCTACATTTACATATAGTTTTTGTAAAAATCAAATTTATGATAAGCTAAACTCAAGAAGCACTATGGGCGTTTTGACTGAGTTTTTCAGATATCAAAATGGTGTTGTTCGCACAAATGATCCGATTTTTTCTTTTGCAATTAATGGAGCTAATAAAGATGCTTTTTTAAGCGATACGAAAAGTTGTTTTGGTAAAAACTCAGTCTATGACGTGCTTAAAAATATGGAAGGCAAAATAGTTCTTTTGGGTACTCAAAAACTCGGATATACATTTACTCATTACATTGAAGAACAAGCAGAAGTAAGCTATAGATATTTTAAGGAGTTTAGCGGAAAAATAGTGGATGAAAACGGCAAAATATCTAGTAAGAGCATATTATATTTTGTGAGAGATATTGAAAAAAGAAGTATTTTAGCTGTAGAAAAACAAGTATCAATACTCAAATCTACATATAACTTTCATACCTCGTCTATCGGAGATTCAACTATAACTTTGGTAAAGGCAGATAAATATTTTAAAGATACAATGATCGCATTAAAAAAAGATGAGCAAATACTGCTAAAAATGTAG
- a CDS encoding 2-hydroxymuconate tautomerase family protein, with product MPYVNIKVTKENGEPTIAQKEELIKGVTELLHNVLGRNKTSTVVIIDEIETENYGLGGESIRVKRQMKG from the coding sequence ATGCCATACGTAAATATAAAAGTTACAAAAGAAAATGGTGAGCCGACAATAGCTCAAAAAGAAGAGCTCATAAAAGGCGTGACTGAGCTATTACACAATGTTTTGGGTAGAAATAAAACAAGCACGGTCGTAATCATAGATGAGATAGAAACTGAGAATTATGGTCTTGGCGGTGAGAGTATAAGAGTAAAAAGACAGATGAAAGGATGA
- a CDS encoding GNAT family N-acetyltransferase — MDLYNEFLNYFYNGGFKFSNSALSIDSIKNKLDQNQIYLKQSADNFFLTQNDFITYFINDIAKFDMQGSYIKIIRKTPICELENRFLSINKFSIFDRYIGMSLKNSGFGFQSYDEVKKALLDDMGEIYDFFINYFDKNYLFMSKTELKNRIQQGQVLIIKQDKKIVGALVYFLNLNSAHLDFMAVSKEFRKSGIGRKLMSCFLGLNVWHFKLFVRDTNIKAIEFYKKFGFEFNDIRIWFYKRKNEI, encoded by the coding sequence ATGGACTTGTATAATGAGTTTTTAAACTATTTTTATAACGGCGGATTTAAGTTTAGCAATAGTGCGCTTAGCATAGATAGCATCAAAAATAAATTAGACCAAAATCAAATTTATTTAAAGCAGAGTGCAGATAACTTTTTTCTAACTCAAAACGATTTTATCACATATTTTATAAATGATATAGCAAAATTTGATATGCAAGGAAGCTATATAAAAATTATACGTAAAACGCCTATTTGTGAGCTTGAAAATAGATTTTTGAGTATTAATAAATTTAGTATTTTTGATAGATATATCGGTATGAGTTTAAAAAATAGCGGTTTTGGTTTTCAAAGTTATGATGAGGTTAAAAAAGCTTTGCTTGATGATATGGGTGAGATTTATGATTTTTTTATAAATTATTTTGATAAAAACTATCTTTTTATGAGCAAAACTGAACTTAAAAATAGAATACAACAAGGTCAAGTACTCATCATAAAACAAGATAAGAAAATAGTAGGCGCTTTGGTATATTTTTTAAATTTAAACTCGGCTCATTTGGATTTTATGGCAGTTAGCAAGGAGTTTAGAAAAAGTGGAATCGGGCGTAAGCTGATGAGCTGTTTTTTGGGATTAAACGTTTGGCATTTTAAACTATTTGTAAGAGATACGAATATAAAAGCTATAGAATTTTATAAGAAATTTGGGTTTGAGTTTAATGATATACGAATTTGGTTTTATAAGAGGAAAAATGAGATTTAA
- a CDS encoding sigma-54-dependent transcriptional regulator gives MNIVIVEDDINMRKSLEIALGDYDEFNVKAYKSAIEALKKLDDNVDVIVTDINMPGLDGLEFIKELGGKFDVIIMTGNATLNRAIESVRLGVKDFLTKPFDVETLVTAIKRTKALSQKQKVKKEQVDDKGSFIGNSPNLQKVLDIAAKAARTDVSVMIMGESGVGKELFANFIHKNSKRKNEPFMAINMAAIPENLLESELYGYEKGAFTDATSTKKGLFELANGGTLFLDEIGEMPINLQPKLLRALQEREIVRVGASKPIKIDVRIVCATNANLQDKIKNGEFREDLFYRLNTVPLLVPPLRERRDEILSIALFALKKACDEYELGIKFFSDEAKNELLSYNYPGNIRELISIVERAAILSNDSKILKEDLFIYAKK, from the coding sequence GTGAATATCGTAATAGTCGAAGATGATATAAATATGAGAAAATCCCTAGAGATAGCCCTTGGGGATTATGACGAGTTTAATGTAAAAGCCTATAAAAGTGCTATTGAAGCTTTAAAAAAGCTTGATGATAATGTTGATGTTATAGTGACTGATATAAATATGCCAGGACTAGACGGCCTTGAGTTTATAAAAGAGCTTGGTGGTAAATTTGATGTCATCATTATGACCGGAAATGCTACTTTGAATCGTGCTATAGAAAGCGTACGACTTGGCGTAAAAGATTTTCTTACAAAACCATTTGACGTTGAAACGCTAGTAACTGCTATCAAAAGGACTAAGGCTTTAAGCCAAAAACAAAAAGTCAAAAAAGAACAAGTAGATGATAAAGGCAGTTTTATAGGAAATTCACCAAATCTCCAAAAAGTTTTAGATATCGCAGCTAAGGCCGCAAGAACTGATGTGAGCGTTATGATTATGGGCGAGAGCGGTGTTGGTAAAGAGCTTTTTGCAAATTTTATACATAAAAACTCGAAACGAAAAAACGAGCCATTTATGGCTATAAATATGGCAGCAATCCCTGAAAATTTGCTTGAAAGTGAGCTTTACGGCTATGAAAAAGGTGCATTTACTGATGCGACTTCAACCAAAAAAGGGCTTTTTGAACTAGCAAATGGTGGCACTCTGTTTTTAGACGAAATCGGCGAGATGCCTATAAATTTACAACCAAAATTATTACGAGCTTTACAAGAAAGAGAGATCGTGCGAGTAGGAGCTAGTAAGCCTATCAAGATAGATGTTCGCATCGTTTGTGCAACCAACGCAAATTTACAAGATAAGATAAAAAATGGCGAGTTTAGAGAAGATCTATTTTATAGGCTAAATACAGTTCCACTTTTAGTCCCCCCACTTCGTGAGCGAAGAGACGAGATACTAAGCATCGCGCTTTTTGCTTTAAAAAAAGCTTGTGATGAGTATGAGCTTGGGATAAAATTCTTTAGCGATGAAGCAAAAAATGAGCTTTTATCTTACAATTATCCGGGCAATATAAGAGAGCTTATAAGTATAGTTGAAAGAGCTGCCATTCTTAGTAACGATAGTAAAATTCTAAAAGAAGATCTATTTATTTATGCTAAAAAGTAA
- a CDS encoding LLM class flavin-dependent oxidoreductase: MLKIAQHLQNHKAFNAVFNQDKLSFGLIAPFKGYGGHSPDMSDWLDTLHVLDQSAISALWIRDVPFYDPSFGDTGQIYDPFVFASFLAANTSKIAIGTAGIIAPFREPINATKSATSLDILSNERFIFGLSTGDRMSEYEAFGEDYLKRGDRFKEWWQISRALQKEDFLNLQTKEYGNFNARLDFLPKKSLAMVAVGRCRQELSWLANIPDAWITHGINPDNIQSITQSLRELNKDNIYRPFAYANFVELTPDPNYEVKLWNNIFVRGGVKKVVQYYMNQYKNGLSHILLNLRPSELEPISMLNDLSEEISKYKA; encoded by the coding sequence ATGCTAAAAATAGCGCAGCATTTACAAAATCATAAAGCTTTCAATGCTGTTTTTAATCAAGATAAATTAAGCTTTGGGCTTATTGCACCATTTAAGGGTTATGGCGGGCATAGTCCTGATATGAGCGATTGGCTAGATACCTTGCATGTGTTAGACCAAAGTGCAATCAGTGCGCTGTGGATACGAGATGTGCCATTTTACGATCCTAGTTTTGGAGATACAGGGCAGATATATGACCCATTTGTTTTTGCTTCGTTTTTGGCCGCTAATACTAGCAAAATAGCCATAGGCACCGCTGGTATAATAGCTCCATTTAGAGAGCCGATAAATGCTACTAAATCAGCTACAAGCTTAGATATTTTAAGCAATGAGCGTTTTATCTTTGGGCTTAGTACAGGCGATAGGATGAGTGAGTATGAAGCTTTTGGAGAGGATTACTTAAAGCGTGGCGATAGATTTAAAGAGTGGTGGCAAATCTCTCGTGCATTACAAAAAGAGGATTTTTTAAACTTACAAACCAAAGAATATGGCAATTTTAATGCTCGTTTAGATTTTTTGCCTAAAAAAAGCTTGGCTATGGTAGCAGTAGGTAGGTGCCGCCAAGAATTATCATGGCTAGCAAATATCCCTGATGCGTGGATTACACATGGCATTAATCCAGATAATATACAAAGCATCACGCAAAGCTTACGCGAGCTAAATAAAGATAATATTTATAGACCATTTGCTTATGCAAACTTTGTAGAGCTTACACCTGATCCTAATTATGAAGTTAAATTATGGAATAATATTTTTGTGCGAGGTGGAGTAAAAAAGGTGGTGCAATATTATATGAACCAGTATAAAAATGGTTTATCTCATATACTTTTAAACTTGCGTCCTAGTGAGTTAGAGCCTATTTCTATGCTTAATGATTTAAGCGAGGAAATATCTAAATACAAAGCTTAA
- a CDS encoding winged helix-turn-helix transcriptional regulator: MALKNEYHCTFELTLDLIAGKWKGMILWKLNQYGVLRNAELLREIPQITQKMLTQQLRELENDGLVQRKIYKQIPPKVEYSLSKCAKLLTPVLDAMQSWGEEYAKNHNIKVI; this comes from the coding sequence ATGGCTTTAAAAAATGAATATCACTGCACTTTTGAGCTTACGCTAGATTTGATTGCTGGTAAGTGGAAGGGGATGATTTTATGGAAACTAAATCAATATGGAGTATTAAGAAACGCTGAGCTCTTGCGTGAAATACCACAAATTACTCAAAAAATGCTCACACAACAATTAAGAGAATTAGAAAATGATGGCTTAGTTCAAAGAAAAATATATAAGCAAATACCGCCTAAGGTAGAATACAGCCTAAGTAAATGCGCAAAGCTTTTAACCCCTGTGCTAGATGCTATGCAAAGCTGGGGAGAAGAGTATGCTAAAAATCATAATATTAAAGTTATCTAA
- a CDS encoding ComF family protein: MRCLKCGSFTFKFICKNCKMVLSEFESRARDIDGFKVYSFYKYGDIKPLIYSKHQMHGHFVFRELAKLSFSKFADTFKFKSVVNIIALDDQTSSGYSHTAVLAHSMKSEFLKPIYGALRATNRVKYQGKTLEFRKNNPRNFKLLKEISNPIILVDDIITTGSSMKEAKNLLLSCGKLPLFGLVLADARE, from the coding sequence ATGCGATGCTTAAAATGTGGCTCATTTACGTTTAAATTTATATGTAAAAACTGCAAGATGGTTTTGAGTGAATTTGAAAGCAGAGCTAGGGATATTGATGGCTTTAAAGTGTATAGCTTTTATAAATATGGTGATATAAAACCTCTTATTTACTCTAAACATCAGATGCACGGACATTTTGTATTTCGTGAGCTAGCAAAGCTAAGTTTTTCTAAATTTGCTGATACTTTTAAATTTAAAAGTGTAGTAAATATCATCGCTCTTGATGATCAAACTAGTAGTGGATACTCTCATACTGCAGTTCTTGCTCACTCTATGAAAAGCGAATTCTTAAAGCCAATATATGGTGCATTAAGAGCTACAAATAGAGTAAAATACCAAGGAAAAACCCTTGAATTTAGAAAAAACAATCCACGAAATTTTAAACTTTTAAAAGAAATTAGCAATCCAATAATTTTAGTAGATGATATCATAACGACTGGATCTAGTATGAAAGAAGCTAAAAATTTACTTCTTAGTTGCGGTAAGTTGCCACTTTTTGGACTAGTTTTAGCTGATGCTAGAGAATAA
- a CDS encoding DUF4910 domain-containing protein — protein sequence MYELAKKLFTIPRSITGEGFRRSLDILNSAVGGGVERFSVKSGSKCFDWVVPAEWIVRDAYIITPSGEKICEFKKHNLHLLNYSTAINQAISLDELQAHLYSLPNLPGAIPYVTSYYEKRWGFCISHNQRKALKDGIYKVFIDTEFKSDGELNYGEYFISATKQTSDEILISTYLCHPQMANNELSGPVVMSELIKWVRTLENRRFNYRFIIVPETIGSICYISKNYEALKQNVKAGFVLSCIGDERAYSVILSPDEDTLSDKAALHTIKFLSKNPKIYSFLYRGSDERQFNTPNLNLGIVTLCKSRFGEYKEYHTSLDDMSLVTKKGLEDGLNYAKNMILNLEINKIYCLNTTCEPNLGSRGIISTINIKGIHKNTMIIRDFLAYCNGKRSVIDIADKLSVEAKNLKDIIENLLKFELIKEVR from the coding sequence ATGTATGAACTTGCAAAAAAGCTATTTACAATCCCAAGAAGTATAACAGGAGAAGGTTTTAGGCGTAGTCTAGATATCTTAAATTCAGCTGTTGGGGGGGGGGTTGAGCGTTTTAGCGTAAAAAGTGGCAGCAAATGTTTTGACTGGGTAGTTCCTGCTGAATGGATAGTAAGAGATGCTTATATCATCACCCCAAGCGGTGAAAAAATCTGCGAATTTAAAAAACACAACCTACATCTTTTAAATTACTCAACTGCTATAAATCAAGCCATTAGTCTTGATGAGCTGCAAGCTCACTTGTATTCGCTTCCAAACTTGCCGGGTGCAATTCCATATGTTACTAGCTATTATGAAAAAAGGTGGGGATTTTGTATCAGCCATAATCAAAGAAAAGCTTTAAAAGATGGCATTTATAAGGTTTTTATAGATACTGAGTTTAAAAGTGACGGCGAGCTAAATTATGGCGAATATTTCATTTCTGCAACAAAACAGACTAGCGATGAGATTTTGATTAGCACATATCTTTGTCATCCGCAAATGGCAAACAACGAGCTAAGCGGACCTGTTGTGATGAGTGAGCTAATAAAATGGGTGAGAACGCTAGAAAATAGACGTTTTAATTATCGTTTTATCATAGTTCCTGAGACTATCGGATCGATCTGTTATATCAGTAAAAATTATGAAGCCTTAAAACAAAATGTAAAGGCTGGATTTGTGCTTAGCTGTATAGGTGATGAGAGAGCTTATAGCGTGATTTTAAGTCCTGATGAAGACACTTTAAGCGATAAAGCCGCACTTCATACGATTAAATTTCTTAGTAAAAACCCAAAAATTTACTCATTTTTATACCGCGGAAGCGATGAAAGACAATTTAATACGCCTAATTTAAATTTAGGTATCGTGACACTTTGTAAGAGTAGATTTGGCGAATATAAAGAGTATCATACAAGCTTAGATGATATGAGTTTAGTTACTAAAAAGGGACTTGAAGATGGACTAAACTATGCTAAAAATATGATCTTAAATTTAGAAATAAACAAAATCTACTGCCTAAACACGACTTGTGAGCCAAATCTTGGCTCAAGAGGAATAATAAGCACCATAAATATCAAAGGTATCCACAAGAACACTATGATAATTCGTGATTTTTTAGCGTATTGCAACGGCAAAAGAAGCGTCATCGATATAGCAGATAAGCTTAGCGTAGAAGCAAAAAATCTAAAAGATATCATAGAAAATTTACTTAAATTTGAGCTCATTAAGGAAGTAAGATGA
- the gyrA gene encoding DNA gyrase subunit A produces MEENIFNINQDIDVIDVEDSIKTSYLDYSMSVIIGRALPDARDGLKPVHRRILYAMNDLGVGSRSPYKKSARIVGDVIGKYHPHGDTAVYDALVRMAQSFSMRVPAVDGQGNFGSVDGDGAAAMRYTEARMTVLAEELLRDLDKDTVDFIPNYDDSLSEPDVLPARVPNLLLNGSSGIAVGMATNIPPHSLDELIDGLLVLLDDKDASLDQIMTHIKGPDFPTGGIIFGKKGILEAYKTGRGRIKLRAKTHIEKKPNKDVIVVDELPYQVNKAKLHSDIADLVKDKVIDGISEIRDESDRDGIRLVIELKRDAMSEIVLNNLFKSTQMEVTFGVIMLAINNKEPKVFSLMELLRLFLNHRKTVIIRRTIFELQKARARAHILEGLKIALDNIDAVINLIKTSADTNSARDGLMAKFGLSELQSNAILDMRLSKLTGLEREKLEAELKEILELIEKLDAILKSETLIENIIREELLEIKSKFKCPRITEIVDDYDDIDIEDLIPNENMVVTITHRGYIKRVPSKSYEKQKRGGKGKVAVTTYEDDFIESFFTCMSHDTLMFVTDRGQLYWLKVYKIPEGSRTAKGKAVVNLIQLQADEKIKAIIPTTDFDESKSLAFFTKNGIVKRTNLSEFKNIRSIGVKAINLDENDELVTVLIANSEPGEFYETIADDAPDDENSLEVLNDEIEADDDNSGKMLFIVTKKGMCIKFALHKVRQIGRVSRGVTGIRFKEAGDEVVGAVVIENDSQEILSVSQKGIGKRTTADEYRLQSRGGKGVICMKLTPKTKELVGVVMVDEEMDLMVLTSSGKMIRVDMQSIRKAGRNTSGVIVVNVESDEVVSIARCPKDESDDETLESETIEEANLE; encoded by the coding sequence ATGGAAGAAAATATTTTCAATATAAATCAAGATATCGATGTTATAGATGTCGAAGATTCGATAAAAACTAGCTACTTAGACTACTCTATGAGTGTTATCATAGGTCGTGCTTTGCCAGATGCAAGAGATGGTTTAAAGCCTGTGCATCGTCGCATACTTTATGCTATGAACGATCTTGGCGTAGGAAGCAGAAGTCCATACAAAAAGTCTGCTCGTATCGTTGGAGATGTTATCGGTAAGTATCACCCACACGGCGATACAGCAGTATATGACGCGCTAGTTAGAATGGCTCAGAGTTTTTCTATGAGAGTTCCTGCAGTAGATGGACAAGGAAACTTTGGCTCAGTCGATGGGGACGGCGCGGCTGCTATGCGTTATACAGAAGCTAGAATGACGGTTTTAGCTGAAGAGCTTTTAAGAGATCTAGATAAAGATACTGTTGATTTTATCCCAAACTATGATGATAGCTTGAGTGAGCCTGATGTTTTACCTGCTAGAGTACCAAATTTACTACTAAATGGCAGTAGTGGTATCGCAGTAGGTATGGCTACAAATATCCCTCCACATAGCCTTGATGAATTAATAGATGGTTTGCTTGTTCTTTTAGATGATAAAGATGCCTCTTTAGATCAGATAATGACTCATATAAAAGGGCCTGATTTTCCAACAGGCGGTATAATATTTGGCAAAAAAGGTATTTTAGAGGCTTATAAAACAGGTCGTGGGCGTATAAAACTAAGAGCCAAAACTCACATAGAAAAAAAACCAAACAAAGATGTAATCGTAGTCGATGAGCTTCCATATCAAGTAAATAAAGCCAAACTTCACTCAGACATAGCAGATCTTGTAAAAGATAAAGTGATCGATGGGATTAGCGAGATCAGAGATGAGAGCGATAGAGATGGAATTCGCCTAGTCATAGAGCTAAAACGTGATGCGATGAGCGAGATTGTGTTAAATAATCTTTTTAAATCCACTCAAATGGAAGTAACTTTTGGCGTCATAATGCTTGCTATAAACAACAAAGAGCCAAAAGTATTTTCTCTTATGGAGCTTTTAAGGCTATTTTTAAATCATAGAAAAACCGTCATAATTAGACGCACTATATTTGAACTTCAAAAGGCGCGTGCAAGAGCTCATATACTAGAAGGGCTAAAAATAGCGCTTGATAACATAGACGCAGTTATAAATCTTATAAAAACTAGCGCAGATACAAACTCTGCAAGAGATGGTTTGATGGCTAAATTTGGACTTTCAGAGTTACAAAGTAACGCTATACTCGATATGAGACTTAGCAAACTAACTGGACTTGAAAGAGAAAAATTAGAAGCAGAGCTAAAAGAGATTTTAGAACTTATAGAAAAACTAGATGCGATACTAAAAAGTGAAACTTTGATAGAAAATATCATAAGAGAAGAGCTTTTAGAGATCAAATCTAAATTTAAATGTCCTCGCATCACTGAGATAGTCGATGATTATGATGATATCGATATAGAAGATCTTATACCAAATGAAAATATGGTAGTTACCATAACTCACCGCGGATACATAAAACGCGTTCCTAGCAAGAGCTATGAAAAGCAAAAACGAGGTGGAAAAGGCAAAGTAGCTGTGACTACTTATGAAGATGATTTTATCGAGAGTTTCTTTACTTGTATGAGCCATGATACACTTATGTTTGTAACAGATCGCGGACAACTTTACTGGCTCAAAGTCTATAAAATACCAGAAGGTAGTCGCACCGCAAAAGGCAAAGCGGTGGTAAATTTAATCCAGCTTCAAGCAGACGAAAAGATAAAGGCTATCATTCCTACTACAGATTTTGATGAGAGTAAATCTTTAGCATTCTTTACTAAAAATGGTATAGTAAAACGTACAAATTTAAGCGAGTTCAAAAATATCCGTTCAATCGGCGTAAAAGCTATAAATTTAGATGAAAATGATGAGCTTGTTACAGTTCTTATCGCAAATAGCGAACCGGGCGAATTCTATGAAACAATTGCTGATGACGCACCAGATGATGAAAATAGTCTTGAAGTGCTAAATGATGAGATAGAAGCAGATGATGACAACTCGGGCAAGATGCTATTTATCGTAACTAAAAAAGGTATGTGTATCAAATTTGCTCTTCATAAAGTAAGACAGATAGGAAGAGTTAGTCGAGGTGTCACCGGCATAAGATTTAAAGAAGCGGGCGATGAAGTAGTAGGAGCCGTAGTTATAGAAAACGACTCTCAAGAGATATTAAGCGTAAGTCAAAAAGGTATCGGCAAACGCACCACCGCTGATGAATACCGTTTGCAAAGTCGTGGCGGTAAAGGTGTCATTTGTATGAAACTAACTCCAAAAACAAAAGAGCTAGTAGGTGTCGTGATGGTCGATGAAGAGATGGATCTTATGGTGCTAACATCAAGTGGCAAGATGATAAGAGTCGATATGCAAAGCATAAGAAAAGCTGGACGCAATACAAGTGGCGTAATAGTCGTAAATGTAGAAAGCGATGAAGTCGTCAGCATAGCAAGATGTCCTAAAGATGAGTCTGATGATGAGACTTTAGAAAGTGAAACAATAGAAGAAGCAAATTTGGAATAA
- a CDS encoding LPP20 family lipoprotein, translating to MKALVFLLVMAGIFVGCVGTSLSQENQEVVIQKVDKDDLRNIIKEDKMLADMEIAPEAIFSVVGEGIPPMDTVSPAQAKALAKRAAMVDGYRQLASKLFGVKINGKETVKDAMLKSSVIEARVNGLIKNAAVINQDFKDGLYRVEMELKLDKDKWQELFAY from the coding sequence ATGAAAGCGTTAGTATTTTTACTAGTTATGGCAGGTATTTTTGTAGGTTGTGTTGGAACTAGCTTAAGCCAAGAAAATCAAGAAGTAGTGATCCAAAAAGTAGATAAAGATGATCTAAGAAATATCATCAAAGAAGATAAGATGTTAGCCGATATGGAAATAGCCCCAGAAGCTATATTTTCAGTAGTTGGAGAAGGAATTCCGCCTATGGATACAGTTAGTCCAGCTCAAGCTAAGGCTTTGGCAAAAAGAGCTGCTATGGTCGATGGTTACAGACAACTAGCTAGCAAACTTTTTGGCGTTAAGATAAATGGTAAAGAGACAGTAAAAGATGCGATGCTAAAAAGTTCTGTGATAGAAGCTAGAGTAAATGGCCTTATAAAAAACGCTGCTGTTATAAATCAGGATTTCAAAGATGGTCTTTACCGTGTTGAAATGGAATTAAAACTAGATAAAGACAAGTGGCAAGAGCTTTTTGCTTATTAA